A genomic segment from Synchiropus splendidus isolate RoL2022-P1 chromosome 18, RoL_Sspl_1.0, whole genome shotgun sequence encodes:
- the sst7 gene encoding cortistatin, with the protein MQLFLVIAALMGVLFNVRAASVVPVDDRSPMHVNRELSKDRKELILKLVSGLLDGALDTNMLPGEATPLELEEPLESRLEERAVYNRLSLPQRDRKAPCKNFFWKTFTSC; encoded by the exons ATGCAGCTTTTCCTGGTGATAGCAGCTCTCATGGGAGTCCTGTTCAATGTCAGAGCAGCCTCCGTGGTTCCTGTCGATGATAGGAGTCCCATGCACGTCAACAGG GAGTTGAGCAAAGATCGCAAAGAGCTGATCTTGAAGCTGGTGTCGGGCTTGTTAGACGGAGCGTTGGACACCAACATGCTGCCCGGTGAAGCAACGcccctggagctggaggagcctCTGGAGTCCCGTCTGGAGGAGCGGGCAGTCTACAACCGGCTATCACTGCCCCAGCGTGACCGCAAAGCCCCCTGTAAAAACTTCTTCTGGAAAACTTTCACCTCCTGCTAA